A genomic region of Ewingella sp. CoE-038-23 contains the following coding sequences:
- a CDS encoding methyl-accepting chemotaxis protein: MFKRMKVVTAIVVLLVVFGALQLVSGGLFFKSLKTDKDNFATSQQIRVQQAELNASWIYLLQTRNTLNRAGIRFMLDANQMGSGATVKELIDVAQKDLKVAGEHYAKYQKIPSDASQNPALAADIKKNYDVLNGALSELIDLIGLGRINDFFEQPTQQYQDGFEKAFVNYIDQNDKLYNHAVNVSENSFSSSLWVLGVILMVLVLFIGLAWFGVQRVLVHPLRSLVESIQHIARGDLTQQVTVESRNEIGLLAESIKDMQSELIRTVSGVRQGADAIYSGASEISAGNNDLSSRTEQQASSLEETAASMEQLTATVKQNAENARQASQLALSASETAQKGGKVVSNVVQTMSDIAASSKKITDITGVIDGIAFQTNILALNAAVEAARAGEQGRGFAVVAGEVRSLAQRSAQAAKEIKGLIDDSVSRINTGSVLAESAGETMSDMVSAVTRVTDIMGEITSASDEQSRGIEQVAQAITEMDRVTQQNAALVEESASASAALEEQASLLTQSVAVFSLGQHQVNVVRPTTTSARQPLLTPNLSSSPAGKGAASNNLTENWETF, encoded by the coding sequence ATGTTTAAGCGTATGAAAGTGGTCACGGCCATCGTTGTCTTACTGGTGGTCTTTGGGGCGTTACAGTTGGTTTCTGGTGGGCTGTTCTTCAAATCGCTTAAAACCGATAAAGATAACTTCGCCACTTCGCAGCAAATTCGTGTGCAGCAGGCTGAGCTAAATGCCAGTTGGATTTATCTTCTGCAAACCCGTAATACCCTCAACCGCGCGGGCATACGCTTTATGCTCGATGCCAACCAAATGGGGAGTGGGGCGACAGTTAAAGAGCTTATCGACGTCGCGCAAAAGGATTTGAAAGTTGCCGGCGAGCACTACGCCAAATATCAAAAAATTCCTAGCGATGCGAGCCAGAATCCGGCATTAGCGGCTGATATTAAAAAGAATTATGACGTTCTTAACGGCGCGCTGAGCGAGCTGATTGACCTTATCGGCTTGGGACGCATCAATGACTTCTTCGAACAGCCGACCCAGCAATATCAGGACGGATTTGAGAAAGCATTCGTCAACTATATCGACCAAAACGACAAACTGTATAACCACGCAGTTAACGTCAGCGAAAACTCCTTTAGCAGCTCACTTTGGGTGCTGGGTGTGATCCTGATGGTGCTGGTGCTGTTTATCGGCCTGGCGTGGTTCGGCGTGCAGCGCGTGTTGGTTCACCCACTGCGTTCACTGGTGGAAAGCATTCAGCACATTGCTCGCGGCGACTTGACGCAGCAAGTGACGGTGGAAAGCCGTAACGAAATTGGTCTGTTGGCTGAAAGCATCAAAGACATGCAAAGCGAGTTGATCCGCACGGTGTCTGGCGTGCGTCAGGGCGCGGACGCTATCTATAGCGGCGCCAGTGAAATCTCTGCGGGTAACAACGATCTCTCTTCACGCACCGAACAGCAGGCGTCTTCTTTGGAAGAAACGGCCGCCAGCATGGAGCAACTGACCGCGACGGTGAAACAAAACGCCGAAAACGCGCGCCAGGCGAGCCAGCTTGCACTAAGTGCCTCCGAAACGGCGCAGAAGGGCGGCAAAGTGGTGTCTAACGTGGTGCAAACCATGAGCGATATCGCCGCTAGTTCGAAGAAAATTACCGACATTACCGGCGTTATCGACGGTATTGCTTTCCAGACAAACATTCTGGCACTGAACGCGGCGGTTGAAGCTGCCCGCGCCGGTGAGCAAGGCCGCGGATTTGCCGTGGTTGCTGGGGAAGTGCGCAGTCTGGCGCAGCGCAGCGCTCAGGCGGCGAAAGAGATTAAAGGCCTGATTGATGACTCGGTAAGCCGCATTAATACCGGTTCCGTTCTGGCCGAAAGCGCCGGTGAAACCATGAGTGATATGGTCAGCGCCGTCACCCGCGTGACCGACATTATGGGCGAAATCACCTCTGCTTCTGATGAACAGAGCCGTGGCATCGAGCAAGTGGCGCAGGCCATTACCGAAATGGACCGCGTAACCCAGCAGAACGCCGCGTTGGTTGAAGAATCAGCCTCGGCCTCCGCGGCGTTAGAAGAGCAGGCGAGCCTGTTGACGCAGTCCGTGGCGGTATTCAGCCTTGGCCAGCATCAGGTGAATGTCGTTCGCCCGACCACTACCTCGGCTCGTCAACCTTTGCTAACGCCAAATCTTTCTTCCTCGCCAGCTGGCAAAGGTGCCGCTAGCAACAACCTGACTGAAAACTGGGAAACCTTCTAA
- the cheY gene encoding chemotaxis response regulator CheY has product MADPNLRFLVVDDFSTMRRIVRNLLKELGFQNVEEAEDGVDALNKLRAGGFDFVVSDWNMPNMDGLDLLKTIRADAALAKMPVLMVTAEAKKENIVAAAQAGASGYVVKPFTAATLEEKLGKIFEKLGM; this is encoded by the coding sequence ATGGCCGATCCAAATCTGCGTTTTCTGGTGGTAGATGACTTTTCAACTATGCGCCGCATCGTGCGCAACCTGCTGAAAGAACTTGGTTTCCAGAATGTGGAAGAAGCCGAGGATGGCGTTGATGCACTGAACAAATTGCGTGCCGGTGGTTTCGACTTCGTGGTGTCTGACTGGAACATGCCAAACATGGACGGTCTTGATCTGCTGAAAACTATCCGCGCCGACGCCGCATTGGCAAAAATGCCGGTGCTAATGGTCACCGCAGAAGCCAAGAAAGAGAACATTGTGGCAGCCGCTCAGGCTGGCGCCAGTGGCTATGTCGTTAAGCCATTTACTGCCGCGACTCTGGAAGAGAAGCTCGGCAAAATTTTTGAAAAACTAGGCATGTAG
- the cheR gene encoding protein-glutamate O-methyltransferase CheR: MSAPNSNHVPDNASIMAQMIQRLPLSDIHFRRISELIYQRAGIVLADHKREMVYNRLVRRLRILGINDFGQYLAMLESDANSAEWQAFINALTTNLTAFFREAHHFPILAEHARSRPNNYSVWSTAASTGEEPYSIAMTLSEALGPRMASCSIHASDIDTQVLEKAVAGVYRQEELRTLSAQQMQKFFLKGTGPHSGLVRVRPELAQMVAFQQINLLAGHWQLNGPFDAIFCRNVMIYFDKQTQEKILRRFVPLLKPGGLMFAGHSENFSQISREFYLRGQTVYGLAKER; this comes from the coding sequence ATGAGTGCTCCTAATTCAAACCATGTTCCGGATAACGCGTCAATTATGGCGCAAATGATCCAACGGCTACCGCTGTCGGACATCCATTTTCGCCGTATCAGTGAGCTTATCTATCAGCGCGCCGGTATCGTTCTGGCGGATCACAAAAGAGAGATGGTTTACAACCGACTGGTTCGTCGATTGCGAATTCTAGGAATTAATGATTTTGGCCAGTATCTGGCGATGCTGGAAAGTGATGCGAATAGCGCCGAATGGCAGGCATTTATTAATGCTTTAACAACCAACCTGACGGCTTTTTTTCGCGAAGCTCATCATTTTCCTATTCTCGCTGAACATGCTCGCTCTCGGCCGAACAATTACAGCGTCTGGAGTACCGCCGCCTCAACCGGGGAAGAGCCTTACTCCATTGCCATGACCCTGAGTGAAGCACTGGGGCCAAGAATGGCCAGTTGCAGCATTCATGCCAGCGACATTGATACGCAGGTATTAGAGAAGGCCGTTGCTGGCGTCTACCGTCAGGAAGAGTTGCGCACGCTCAGTGCCCAGCAGATGCAAAAGTTCTTCCTGAAAGGCACAGGCCCGCACAGTGGGTTGGTGCGCGTTCGCCCGGAGCTGGCGCAAATGGTGGCTTTTCAGCAGATCAACTTGCTGGCTGGCCATTGGCAGCTTAATGGGCCATTTGATGCGATTTTTTGTCGGAACGTGATGATCTACTTCGACAAACAGACGCAGGAAAAAATCTTACGCCGATTTGTTCCGTTACTAAAACCGGGCGGCCTGATGTTTGCCGGACATTCCGAAAACTTCAGCCAGATTAGCCGGGAATTTTATTTGCGTGGCCAAACTGTTTACGGTCTCGCCAAGGAGAGGTAA
- a CDS encoding protein-glutamate methylesterase/protein-glutamine glutaminase — protein MNKIRVLSVDDSALMRQLMTEIINSHPDMEMVATAPDPLVARDLIKKFNPQVLTLDVEMPRMDGLDFLEKLMRLRPMPVVMVSSLTGQGSEITLRALELGAIDFVTKPQLGIREGMLAYSELIADKIRTASKARLNKNVNADMPRMLSHTPLLSSEKLIAIGSSTGGTEAIRHVLQPLPPTCPALMITQHMPPGFTRSFADRLNKLCQITVKEAEDGERVLPGHAYIAPGDRHMELTRSGANYQVKLNDGPAVNRHRPSVDVLFRSVAQFAGRNAVGVILTGMGNDGAAGMLEMHRAGAYTLAQNEASCVVFGMPREAIASGGVNEVVDLSQISQRMLAQISAGQALRI, from the coding sequence ATGAATAAAATCAGAGTGTTGAGTGTCGATGACTCGGCGTTGATGCGGCAGTTGATGACCGAAATTATCAACAGTCATCCGGATATGGAAATGGTGGCAACCGCGCCTGATCCGCTGGTTGCGCGCGACCTGATAAAAAAATTCAATCCGCAGGTTTTGACGCTTGACGTCGAAATGCCGCGCATGGACGGACTGGATTTTCTCGAAAAATTGATGCGCCTGCGCCCGATGCCGGTGGTGATGGTTTCTTCTTTAACCGGGCAGGGGTCGGAAATTACCTTACGGGCGCTGGAGCTGGGGGCCATTGATTTTGTCACTAAGCCGCAGTTGGGGATCCGCGAAGGCATGCTGGCCTATAGCGAACTGATTGCCGACAAGATCCGCACGGCGTCAAAGGCGCGACTGAATAAGAACGTCAATGCTGATATGCCGCGCATGCTGAGCCATACGCCGCTGCTCAGTAGTGAGAAGTTAATTGCCATTGGCTCATCTACCGGCGGGACCGAGGCGATTCGCCACGTGTTACAGCCGTTGCCGCCGACCTGCCCGGCACTGATGATCACTCAGCATATGCCGCCTGGGTTTACCCGCTCTTTTGCTGACCGGCTGAACAAGCTTTGCCAAATCACGGTGAAAGAGGCGGAAGACGGCGAGCGTGTGCTGCCGGGACATGCTTACATCGCGCCGGGGGACAGGCATATGGAGCTGACCCGCAGCGGGGCAAACTATCAGGTCAAGTTGAACGACGGCCCGGCGGTGAATCGCCATCGCCCGTCGGTTGACGTGTTATTCCGTTCGGTGGCGCAGTTCGCCGGACGCAATGCTGTTGGGGTGATCCTGACAGGAATGGGCAATGACGGCGCTGCCGGCATGCTGGAGATGCACCGCGCCGGGGCCTATACCCTGGCACAAAACGAAGCCAGTTGTGTGGTGTTCGGGATGCCCCGTGAGGCGATCGCCTCCGGTGGGGTCAATGAGGTGGTGGATCTCAGCCAAATAAGCCAGCGCATGCTGGCACAAATATCAGCCGGACAGGCTTTACGTATTTAA
- the cheZ gene encoding protein phosphatase CheZ yields MPANDAATAGDIIARIGQLTRMLRDSMRELGLDQAIAQAAEAIPDARDRLDYVVTMTAQAAERALNCVEAAQPRQNKLESAAKKLDARWDEWFENPIELSDARELVTDTRSYLKEVPEHTSFTNAQLLEIMMAQDFQDLTGQVIKRMMTVVQEIENQLLSVLMDNIPEQNIKAKRENDSLLNGPQLNAEGVGVVASQEQVDDLLDSLGF; encoded by the coding sequence ATGCCTGCAAACGATGCAGCAACCGCGGGCGATATTATCGCCCGGATTGGGCAACTGACACGCATGTTGCGCGACAGTATGCGCGAATTGGGGCTTGATCAAGCCATCGCCCAGGCAGCGGAAGCCATTCCTGATGCCCGCGATCGTCTGGATTACGTTGTCACCATGACCGCTCAGGCGGCAGAACGTGCTTTAAACTGTGTTGAAGCGGCGCAACCGCGCCAAAACAAACTTGAATCTGCGGCGAAGAAACTGGATGCGCGCTGGGACGAGTGGTTCGAAAACCCAATCGAGCTGTCCGATGCTCGTGAACTGGTGACGGACACCCGAAGCTATCTGAAAGAAGTTCCTGAGCACACCAGTTTTACCAATGCGCAGTTGTTGGAAATCATGATGGCGCAGGACTTCCAGGACTTAACCGGGCAAGTTATCAAACGCATGATGACCGTGGTCCAAGAGATTGAGAATCAGCTGCTGTCCGTGCTGATGGATAACATTCCTGAGCAGAACATTAAAGCCAAGCGTGAAAACGACAGTCTGTTGAATGGCCCGCAACTCAATGCAGAAGGCGTCGGCGTGGTGGCTTCCCAAGAACAAGTTGATGACTTGTTGGACAGTTTGGGCTTCTAA